The Paenibacillus uliginis N3/975 genome has a window encoding:
- a CDS encoding amino acid ABC transporter ATP-binding protein produces the protein MAIIEVSNLKKSFGDLNVLKNVSFEVNKNEVIAIIGPSGSGKSTMLRSLVHLEEVNGGTIRVQDEYLVQNGVYPDSKQLKQITSQMGMVFQHFNLFPHLTVQRNLELAPKHVKKESDEVVRQKSDALLKKVGLADKADALPGKLSGGQKQRVAIARALMMNPDILLFDEPTSALDPELTGEVLQVIKQIAEEHMTMVIVTHEMGFARDVADRVIFMDNGEVIESGTPDQIFNNPKVERTRAFLNRSL, from the coding sequence ATGGCTATCATCGAAGTATCTAATCTGAAAAAATCATTCGGCGATCTGAATGTATTGAAAAATGTATCTTTTGAAGTAAATAAAAACGAAGTTATTGCGATCATCGGTCCTTCGGGCTCAGGTAAGAGCACCATGCTGCGCAGTCTCGTTCATCTTGAAGAAGTCAATGGCGGTACCATTCGTGTGCAAGATGAATATCTCGTTCAAAATGGAGTTTATCCCGACAGCAAGCAGTTGAAACAGATCACCTCCCAAATGGGGATGGTGTTTCAGCACTTTAATTTATTCCCGCATCTTACGGTTCAGCGCAATCTTGAACTAGCACCGAAACATGTCAAAAAAGAGTCCGATGAGGTCGTCCGGCAAAAGAGTGATGCATTGCTCAAAAAAGTAGGTCTTGCCGACAAGGCTGACGCCCTCCCCGGCAAGCTCTCTGGAGGCCAGAAGCAGCGAGTAGCCATAGCCCGGGCATTGATGATGAATCCTGACATTTTGCTTTTTGATGAACCGACCTCGGCTCTGGATCCCGAGCTCACTGGAGAGGTGTTGCAGGTTATTAAACAGATTGCAGAAGAACATATGACGATGGTGATCGTAACCCATGAAATGGGGTTTGCGAGAGATGTGGCTGACCGCGTCATCTTTATGGACAATGGTGAAGTGATTGAGTCCGGTACACCGGATCAAATATTCAATAATCCAAAAGTGGAGCGGACGCGTGCTTTTTTGAACCGTTCGTTGTAG
- a CDS encoding DoxX family protein, with the protein MKSYSSIGQVILRVVLGIVFLAHGLDKFQSGISNISGFFESVGVPGYMAAIVAVIETAGGIALILGAGTRIVSMVLAFVLLVAIFTAKISMGFLGGYELDIALLAIAVSLVFTGSNLWSIDSLFRANKK; encoded by the coding sequence GTGAAAAGTTATTCATCAATAGGACAAGTTATTCTTAGAGTGGTGTTAGGTATTGTTTTTCTAGCTCACGGTCTGGACAAATTTCAAAGCGGGATCAGTAATATTTCTGGTTTCTTCGAAAGTGTCGGTGTTCCGGGGTACATGGCTGCCATCGTAGCGGTGATTGAAACTGCGGGAGGTATTGCTCTTATCCTTGGGGCAGGAACCAGAATTGTGTCTATGGTGTTGGCGTTTGTTCTTCTTGTTGCAATTTTCACCGCGAAGATTAGTATGGGCTTCTTGGGTGGATACGAACTGGATATTGCTCTATTAGCAATTGCCGTCTCGCTGGTCTTCACAGGCAGCAATCTGTGGTCTATCGACTCGCTGTTCCGAGCTAATAAAAAATAA
- a CDS encoding YmaF family protein yields MVRNQQGNGGPVQFRHRMEGLTTLVQGHRHSFGNLTDLFIPEDGRHRHTFQGITTTADGHRHTYSGQTGLNIGRGANHFHRFRIQTNIADGHRHIISGRTTGLIRLGGVVGHRLIIESIKRKRVK; encoded by the coding sequence ATGGTAAGAAATCAACAAGGAAACGGCGGGCCCGTACAATTCAGGCATCGAATGGAGGGTTTGACTACGCTGGTGCAAGGACACAGACATTCCTTCGGCAATTTGACGGATTTATTCATTCCTGAGGACGGAAGACACCGCCACACATTCCAGGGAATCACGACAACTGCTGATGGACATCGTCATACCTATTCGGGACAAACAGGACTCAACATTGGAAGGGGGGCGAACCATTTCCACCGGTTTAGAATCCAAACGAATATCGCCGATGGACACCGCCACATCATTTCCGGCAGAACAACGGGCCTCATTCGGCTAGGAGGCGTAGTCGGACACAGATTGATTATTGAGAGTATTAAACGGAAGCGCGTAAAGTAA
- a CDS encoding phosphotransferase enzyme family protein, producing MLDSTVIQEICGFLQCPMDGVKCLGGYNNNVYKVNLDNPMVVKILDRALISQEQLISEVEWVLHLSQHNMSVVRPIEVKGTYVNDISNGLCFLVYEKAKGRHIQSRDSEVWNPQLFRQWGHAMGTLHALAVGFNPKHSRGQWHEHEIYHRDLGLLNLTLQEHWKEYHVHMHTLSATDKEFGLIHGDLHQHNLLLDPQHQLTVLDFGDSEYNWFAYDAAVAIYHAVHSVEAGESRREFAKRFTGCFMEGYAQGKGDTSGMHLVDFFLDFRHLYSYVYHTLFSDIDKLTDQQRIYLENMRVSLVRDSSFLGSGCKVFLA from the coding sequence ATGCTAGATTCTACTGTAATACAGGAAATATGTGGTTTTTTACAATGTCCGATGGATGGGGTAAAGTGTCTTGGCGGATACAATAACAATGTGTATAAAGTCAATCTGGATAACCCAATGGTGGTCAAGATCCTTGACCGTGCCTTAATCTCACAAGAACAGTTGATTTCCGAAGTGGAATGGGTTCTGCATTTATCACAGCATAACATGAGCGTCGTGAGACCCATCGAAGTCAAGGGGACGTATGTGAATGATATCTCCAACGGGCTTTGTTTTTTAGTCTATGAAAAAGCTAAGGGGCGGCACATTCAATCGAGAGATTCGGAGGTGTGGAATCCACAGTTATTCCGTCAGTGGGGTCATGCTATGGGAACTCTGCATGCTTTGGCAGTAGGATTTAACCCCAAACATTCACGCGGTCAATGGCATGAGCATGAAATATACCACCGCGATTTGGGGCTGCTGAACCTTACACTTCAAGAGCACTGGAAGGAATATCATGTACATATGCATACTCTGTCGGCGACTGACAAGGAATTTGGTTTGATTCACGGAGATCTGCATCAGCACAATTTGTTACTTGACCCGCAGCATCAGCTGACTGTTCTGGATTTCGGTGACAGTGAGTATAACTGGTTTGCTTATGATGCTGCTGTAGCAATATATCATGCTGTACACTCGGTTGAGGCTGGTGAGAGCAGGCGGGAATTTGCCAAAAGATTTACAGGTTGCTTTATGGAGGGTTACGCACAAGGTAAAGGGGATACTTCAGGGATGCACTTGGTCGATTTTTTCCTGGATTTCAGACATTTGTATTCCTATGTCTATCATACTCTTTTCTCAGACATCGATAAGCTGACGGATCAACAACGAATATACCTCGAGAACATGCGGGTATCCTTGGTTCGCGACTCTTCATTTTTGGGCTCAGGATGTAAGGTGTTCTTGGCCTAA
- a CDS encoding GNAT family N-acetyltransferase, translating into MIIRQATAADAEGIAQVHVNSWKTTYKGIVSEDYLDALTVESRLEGWKWRLENPSADIEILVLEDPVGRIVGFMNFGSEREQKRNSEGELYAVYLLQEAQGKGWGRQLFIQMLEVMKSMGYTSLLVWVLEGNPAIHFYKALGGKKVRQKEIEIAGELHQELALKWDSLNLKDIIS; encoded by the coding sequence GTGATAATAAGACAAGCAACGGCAGCGGATGCAGAGGGAATTGCACAAGTTCATGTGAACAGTTGGAAAACGACGTATAAAGGAATCGTATCCGAAGACTATTTAGATGCCCTAACAGTAGAAAGCCGGCTGGAAGGCTGGAAGTGGAGACTAGAAAATCCCTCGGCAGATATAGAAATATTAGTGCTGGAAGACCCCGTGGGACGAATTGTCGGATTTATGAACTTCGGTTCGGAAAGAGAGCAGAAACGGAACAGTGAGGGTGAGCTGTACGCGGTATATTTATTACAAGAGGCACAAGGGAAGGGCTGGGGCAGACAGCTATTCATACAGATGCTTGAGGTGATGAAATCGATGGGTTACACCTCATTGTTAGTCTGGGTGCTTGAAGGCAATCCCGCGATACATTTTTATAAAGCCTTGGGAGGGAAGAAGGTTCGCCAGAAAGAAATTGAGATTGCTGGAGAACTTCATCAAGAATTGGCGCTCAAGTGGGACAGTCTTAATCTGAAAGATATTATATCGTAA
- a CDS encoding class I SAM-dependent methyltransferase, with amino-acid sequence MQHHYGSLCTEVYDLSKPLGHSFGDVEYYGERLKAIQGRILEVGCGSGRVLIPLLRSGNLVDGLDNSGEMLDSCRSRCTDEGLTPLLYKDEMHNFQLEQSYGAIIIPAGSFQLLEGRETAVEALNNFYQHLAPGGRLILDLFIPTNWDTQAVSTRSWDTLSGEVITLEEKVIEVNHLEQRMVSLLKYEKWKEGRFIQSELQRFPLSWYGRYEFVLLLEKIGFGQITISADYKYGEEPTHGEQMCTFEAIKI; translated from the coding sequence ATGCAGCATCATTATGGAAGCCTCTGCACAGAGGTGTATGATCTAAGTAAACCGTTAGGGCATTCTTTTGGAGATGTGGAGTATTATGGGGAACGTCTAAAAGCAATACAGGGTAGAATTCTGGAAGTCGGCTGTGGTTCCGGTCGTGTGCTAATTCCACTGTTACGGTCTGGAAACCTGGTTGACGGTCTGGATAATTCCGGAGAGATGCTTGATTCTTGTCGCAGTAGATGTACTGATGAGGGACTAACGCCGCTACTGTATAAGGATGAAATGCATAATTTTCAGCTGGAACAATCTTATGGGGCCATAATCATTCCCGCTGGTTCTTTTCAGCTGCTGGAAGGTCGGGAAACGGCGGTTGAAGCTCTTAACAATTTTTATCAACATCTTGCGCCGGGTGGTAGACTTATATTAGATTTGTTTATTCCGACCAATTGGGATACCCAAGCGGTATCGACAAGATCATGGGACACATTATCAGGTGAAGTGATTACATTGGAAGAGAAGGTCATTGAGGTCAATCATCTGGAACAGCGGATGGTATCGTTGTTAAAGTATGAGAAGTGGAAAGAAGGCCGATTCATTCAATCCGAGCTGCAGAGATTTCCGCTCAGCTGGTATGGCCGATACGAGTTTGTACTTTTGCTGGAGAAGATCGGATTCGGTCAAATCACCATTTCTGCCGATTATAAATATGGTGAAGAGCCAACACATGGTGAGCAAATGTGTACTTTTGAAGCGATAAAAATTTAA
- a CDS encoding peroxiredoxin family protein translates to MMRKNGIAIVILAGLIAWGIFDYLNKQTTDQTQGSGNAVETDETIPIGIKVGNRAPDFALQTADGETINLSDYRGKTVLLNFWASWCPPCKVEMPYMQDFYEDYKDKDVVVLAVNMTHLENNSDDVKSFLDEVGVTFPTVYDQKGQVTEQYQIVAYPTTYILNTQGVITDRYQGAIDHKLMVKAYEKSR, encoded by the coding sequence ATGATGAGAAAAAACGGGATCGCCATTGTGATTCTTGCAGGTCTGATTGCCTGGGGCATATTCGATTATTTAAATAAACAAACGACGGATCAAACTCAAGGAAGCGGGAACGCAGTTGAAACGGATGAAACGATACCGATAGGGATTAAGGTCGGAAACCGTGCACCTGACTTCGCGCTTCAGACTGCAGACGGAGAAACTATCAATCTTTCCGATTATCGCGGTAAAACGGTTCTGTTGAACTTTTGGGCATCCTGGTGTCCGCCATGTAAAGTTGAAATGCCTTATATGCAAGATTTTTATGAAGATTATAAAGATAAGGATGTCGTTGTGTTAGCAGTAAACATGACACATCTAGAAAATAATTCGGATGATGTAAAATCATTCCTTGATGAAGTGGGGGTTACTTTCCCAACGGTGTATGACCAGAAAGGGCAGGTAACGGAGCAGTATCAGATCGTTGCGTATCCGACAACATACATACTTAATACTCAAGGTGTAATTACGGACCGTTATCAAGGAGCCATTGATCACAAGCTAATGGTTAAAGCCTATGAAAAATCACGATAA
- a CDS encoding WXG100 family type VII secretion target codes for MSNRILVTPEQLNQVSSQFSQSGQQSSDIVQRLQQSIQQMEGQWEGITRERFYGEYQQARITMNKFIECLHTVSTELNQISVKFRTADESNSGPVVGASMTGTFAAGTGIGAMAVGAGALGSAGVGGTARAAGDKSLVDKMIDGVKVEGSMVENKEGGWYTKAISGSAEASLMNGASAEASIVEAGYENDYVEGSVSVAKAEVEASIKDGTLSLGAEATLNKYEGGVKIPLPFTDKELNIGGSASLGVVGASAEVGKTGLKFHIPLGPGASLVGVGGAITVE; via the coding sequence ATGTCTAATCGTATTTTGGTAACTCCGGAGCAACTGAATCAAGTGTCGTCGCAATTTTCCCAGTCAGGTCAGCAGAGCAGCGACATTGTACAGCGGCTTCAGCAGAGCATACAGCAGATGGAGGGACAATGGGAAGGGATTACCCGAGAACGATTTTACGGAGAATACCAACAGGCGCGGATCACCATGAATAAATTCATAGAATGCTTACATACGGTATCAACCGAACTGAATCAAATTTCTGTTAAGTTTCGTACTGCGGATGAATCCAATTCCGGTCCGGTGGTAGGTGCATCGATGACGGGCACTTTTGCAGCAGGAACTGGTATTGGAGCTATGGCTGTTGGAGCAGGGGCACTCGGTTCGGCAGGAGTCGGCGGAACAGCCCGGGCTGCTGGTGATAAAAGTCTGGTGGATAAAATGATTGACGGCGTTAAAGTAGAGGGCAGCATGGTCGAGAACAAAGAAGGCGGATGGTACACCAAAGCTATATCCGGAAGCGCTGAAGCCAGCCTAATGAATGGTGCCTCTGCTGAAGCTTCCATTGTGGAAGCGGGTTATGAGAATGATTATGTAGAAGGGTCCGTTAGTGTCGCTAAAGCGGAAGTAGAGGCTTCGATTAAAGACGGTACACTTAGCCTTGGAGCGGAAGCAACATTAAACAAATACGAAGGCGGGGTTAAGATTCCTTTGCCTTTTACCGACAAGGAGTTGAATATCGGCGGATCAGCTTCTCTTGGCGTGGTCGGTGCCTCGGCCGAAGTGGGAAAGACCGGCTTGAAATTCCACATTCCGCTTGGACCGGGCGCAAGTCTGGTTGGTGTTGGCGGAGCAATAACGGTAGAATAG
- a CDS encoding DUF4176 domain-containing protein, translating into MEPIQEELLPIGSVVKFKDWDQTLMIYGRMQNDSKTLKRWDYVACFYPHGNLTKDSNIFFNHKDISEIVFKGYVNEEEIAFRDALVEGIAKVEQAN; encoded by the coding sequence ATGGAACCAATTCAAGAAGAGCTTCTGCCGATCGGATCAGTTGTGAAATTTAAAGATTGGGATCAGACTCTAATGATTTATGGAAGAATGCAGAATGATTCCAAGACGCTGAAAAGATGGGATTATGTTGCATGCTTTTATCCTCACGGTAACTTAACAAAGGATTCCAATATCTTTTTTAATCATAAGGATATATCGGAGATTGTATTCAAGGGATATGTCAACGAAGAGGAAATTGCGTTTCGTGACGCATTGGTCGAAGGAATT